GGCGGGTGAAGAATGAGCGTACCGCGATCGAAGGTGAGGGTGGGGGTGCGCGCCATGGTGCCTAACAGAAACCTTGAACTATTGGAACTCTAGCGCGCTCTGGCCTGCGTCGGTTAGTTAGAGCTATCGTCCTGTAAGTGGGCATTCTCCTGTAACGCATCGTCTCATGAGGGTTTGACGCATTACGTCTACGCCCAACGCATCCCACTGGGACTGAGCCTGTCGATGGCGATCGCCCTATGAGAATCCCCTCGATGACCTAGCTTTAGACATCAAGGGGATTGAGGTTGTTCAGGTAAACCGCTAGGCCAGGCAGATTGTGACTCTGATGCTTTTCTACATAAGGAGGCTAGGAGATGCCCATAGGAATCACCGCTGCGTCCAATCGTGCCTGTCCTGAGTGACCTGAGTGATCTATAACTGATTGATCTTTATCAGAAGAGGCGATCGCTTAGATATTGACTTCGCTAAGTTCACGGGTCATGTGGTCGAAGGGTTGGTCTACGAACGCCGTATTTTCAATCCCCGCATCAGCCAACATCTCTTTCACCATGGCTTTCATGATTTGAATACCCATGACGGTAGGGCCGATGGGCACGCTCAGCGAGTTGTAGGTTTCGCGCAGCCCTTGCAAGACCCGCTCATCTAATACATCCGTGTTGCCAGCCACTAAAGCATAGGTGGCATAGCGCAGGTAGTAGTCCATATCCCGCAGGCAAGCGGCATAGCGACGGGTGGTATAAGCATTGCCGCCTGGGCGGATCAGCTCAGGAACCTGCTCAAAGAGAGTAGACCCAGCGCGCTTGACCACGTTGGATGAATTGGCGTTAATAATGGCTGCTGCCTGAACTCGGGACACCCCAGACTCAAAGTAGGACTTTAGGGTATCGAGAGCATCGCGGTCAAAGTATCGGCCAGTGACGTCGTAGTTTTGAATTAGGCTCGTGACTGCGTCCCGCATGAAGTTTGTCTCCCAACAATTCCTAACAAATGTTTACTATAGGTCGCGGCGCTCTCACAAAACTGAGGAACACCTCTAAGGGGGCAATGGAGCCAATCTAGACAGCCTAGCCCCTCATGACATAGCGATCGCTCCCCTAAGGCTGCCGTCTCGCTCACAATAAGGAATGAATTTCAGACATAAGTGTATCATGCGAGGTTGGCTGTAATCGGGATTCAGCCTAGCCTTCAGCCCTTGAGGATTGTTAAGTTTTGTATGGACTGGGTCAATAGCGGCAGCCGATTGTCCAGCGAGTTGCTGCTATCGGGGCAGTTGACGCCGATTGAGCCCAGACAGGAGTCGGCACGATTCTGAGACCGAGGGGCGATCACGAGGCCATGAATCTTTAGGGTGAACCTTAAGAATTCCACAGAATTCCACCCCAAATTATCAGCCGACATCGAGGTTTTGTAGTACTTGATACAAAACGTGGTCAACCCAATTTCTAGGATGATTCAGGTATAAAAGCATCTTCCCTGGCCTAATCCCCATAGCTCTCTCAATGAACGTGCTTGAGAAAGCCTCTTTGAAGGGACGGTCAGAGGGGCGATCGCTCCTCAACGGCATCTGTTAATTTGGTTCACTGGGCGATCGCCAAGTCTAGGCGAATCTTCAACTGGGTGGTGGTCTAGCCCTCCGTGACCGAGTTCCCAATCCGCTAGTTTGTTGTCCCTCACACGTTGTTTGTTCTGCAACCGCAGCCTGGAAACTAAGGAGTAATTCATGACCAAAACTGCACAAGATGTCTTGAACATGCTCGGCCCTGACAAGATCAAGATGGTCGATCTGAAGTTCATTGACATGCCAGGGATCTGGCAACATCTCACGCTGTACTATGACCAGATTGATGAAAGCAGCTTTGTAGATGGTGTGCCATTTGATGGGTCGAGTATCCGGGGCTGGAAGGCAATCAACGAGTCGGACATGATGATGGTGCCCGACCCAGATTCTGCCTGGGTAGATCCCTTCATGGCAGAGCCTACCCTAAGCTTGATCTGCACCATCAAAGAGCCCCGCACCGGCGAACTCTACGAGCGCTGCCCCAGAGCGATCGCCTACAAGGCGGTTGATTACCTAAAATCTACTGGGCTAGGCGACACCGCCTACTTTGGCCCTGAAGCTGAGTTCTTCGTGTTTGAAGATGTGCGCTTCGACCAAACCGAAAACTCCAGCTACTACTACGTAGACAGCGTGGAAGGACGTTGGAACTCCGGCAAGGAAGAGCCCGGCGGCAACCTGGGCTACAAGCCTCGCTACAAAGAAGGCTACTTCCCCGTAGCTCCCACCGACACCCTGCAGGACATTCGTACCGAAATGCTGCTGACCATGGCAGACTGCGGTGTCCCCATTGAAAAGCACCACCACGAAGTGGCAACCGGTGGTCAGTGTGAACTAGGGTTCCGCTTTGCTGAGTTGATCCAAGCCGCCGACTACTTGATGACCTACAAGTACTGCATCAAGAATGTGGGTCGTAAGTATGGCAAGACGGTCACCTTCATGCCCAAGCCCTTGTTTAACGACAACGGTTCCGGGATGCACACCCACCAGTCGATCTGGAATGATGGGCAGCCGCTGTTTGCCGGTGACCAATACGCCGGGCTGAGCCAAATGGCCCTGTACTACATCGGCGGTATTCTCAAGCACGCTCCAGCGCTGCTAGCCTTCACCAACCCCACCACCAACTCCTACAAGCGCTTGGTGCCTGGTTTTGAAGCGCCAGTGAACCTGGCCTACTCCCAAGGCAACCGCTCGGCGTCCGTGCGGATTCCCCTGGCGGGTGATAGCCCCAAGGCTAAGCGTCTAGAGTTCCGCTGTCCCGATGCCACCTCCAACCCCTACCTGGCCTTTGCTGCCATGCTCTGTGCAGGGATTGACGGCATCAAGAACCAAATTGATCCTGGCGATCCGTTGGATGTGGACATCTACGACCTCAGCCCTGAAGAGCTAGCTAAGATTCCTTCCACCCCTGGCTCGCTGCTCGATGCCCTCAAGGCTCTGGAAGCGGATCACGAATTCCTCACCGTGGGTGGCGTCTTCACCGAAGACTTCATCACCAACTGGATTGAATACAAGCTCGACAACGACGTGAACCCGATGCGTCTCCGTCCCCACCCCTACGAGTTCGCGCTCTACTACGACGTATAGACCAGACTCGTTAACGTCTAGGAAAATTCACGGGTTAGCATTGACATCGGGGAGGGTTCAGGACGGTCTGAGCCATCCCCGATTTTTTGATGCAGGTGTCTGGGTGCTGGGGGCAATCCTGTAAATTGTCTGAGGTTCGGGTCACATCTGGGCGATCGCCCCCTAGGATAGCCTATAGGTGTGGTGCCGTCCCCTGGGTGGGATGTGCCCAGCGATTGAACGCTCAAGTTTACGACCCGTTGCCCTGACGAGTCTCGACCCTGTTGCTAGAACGACGCTTAGGCAAGGCTCATCGTTCAGTTGCGCGCAACATTCGCATCGTGCCGCTGCCCAGAGAGTTATAAAGACGTTTGCCTTGGATATGCTTTTATGGTGACTCATTTCCCCCATTCTTCCGCCTCGGCTGAGGTGAACGCTGATACCCATCCCGATCCGCTGCGCGTGGCGATGGGTGTGTATGTGACGGTTCATGGTCACTTTTATCAGCCGCCTCGGGAAAATCCCTACCTAGATGCAATTGAGCGCCAGCCCAGCGCCGCACCCTTCCACGACTGGAATGAGCGCATCCATCATGAATGCTACCGCCCCAACGCCTTTGCGCGGATTTTGAACGACCAGGGCGAACTGGTGGGGCTGGTGAACAATTTTGAATACATCAGCTTCAACATTGGCCCCACGCTGATGAGCTGGCTAGAGCGCCATGATGTGGAAACCTACCAGCGCATTCTGGCTGCCGATCGCCAAAGCTGCGATCGCCTCCAGGGTCACGGTAACGCCATTGCCCAGGTGTATAACCACATCATTTTGCCCCTGGCCAACGAGCGGGATAAACATACGCAAATTCGCTGGGGCAAGGCAGATTTCTACTCTCGCTTTGGGCGTGACCCGGAGGGCATGTGGCTGGCGGAAACGGCCGTGGATGCTGATACGGTGAAGGCGTTGGTGGCGGAGGGCATTCGCTTCATTGTCCTAGCTCCCTCCCAGGCCCAGCGCTGTCGGCTGATTCCCCATGACAACGAAGCGGCCCATGCCGACTGGCGAGAAGTGGGCGGCAGTCAGATCGATCCCACCCAGCCCTATCGCTGCTTTGTGCCAGGGGGCGATCGCCAACGGGATTACCTCGATATCTTTTTCTACGACGGCCCCATCTCCCGCGATATGGGCTTTAACGAAGTCTTGAGCAGTTCCCAGCATTTTGCCGGTCGGATTGGTCAGGCCGTCCGGGGCGATCGCGCCTCCCAGCTCATTTCCGCCGCCACCGATGGTGAAACCTTCGGGCACCATAAAGCTGGACGCGAAAAAGCCGTGGCCTATGCCGTGGCGGTGGAGTTTCCCCGTCGAGGCTGGACGGTGACCAACTATGCCCATTACCTGAGCATTTGTCCGCCCACCTGGGAAGTAGAACTCAAGCCGGTGACGGCCTGGAGCTGTTCCCATGGGATCGATCGCTGGCAGGATGACTGCGGCTGTGGTGGTGGTGGCCTGTGGCACCAAAAATGGCGGCGACCGCTGCGGGATTCCCTCGATTGGTTGCGCGATCGCCTCGTGACCATCTACGAAGAAGTGGGTGCTCAGCTTTTTGGCGATCCCTGGAGCGCTCGGGATAACTACATTCAGGTAATTCGCGATCGCACCCCCGAAAACATCGCCGAATTTTTTGCCGCACACCAAGACCATCCCCTCACCGAAGCCGAACGGGTAGACGCCCTGCGCTTGCTGGAAATGCAGCGCCATTCCCTATTGATGTACACCAGTTGCGGCTGGTTTTTTGAAGAAATTTCCCGCCCTGAGGGCGTCCAGATTCTTCGCTATGCCGCCCGCGCCATTGAGCTAGCGGCGGATGTCACCGGCATTCAGCTTGAGCCAGAATTTTTGCGGCGTTTGTCGGCGGCTCCCAGCAATGTGGAGACTTACCAGGATGGAGCAGACCTGTACCATCAGTTGGTGGTGTCGTCCCAGATTACCCACAACCAGGTGGCAGCCCACTATGCCATTAGCTCCCTGTTCACCGCCTATGCCAAGCAACAGCGCATCTATTGCTATACCGCCCATCAGGTGGATTACCAACTGCAGCGGATTGGCGCGCTGACCTTAGCGGTGGGGCAAGTGGTGCTGACCTCAGATATCACCCAGGAACGCGCTGACCTGATGCTGGCGGTGCTGCATTTGGGCGGTTGGGACTTCCATTGCTGCATCCAAACCTTTCCCGGACGACGGCTCTATAGCCAGATGAAGCAGGATATTTTCGACTCCCTGCAGCAGGCCAGCGCCGCCCATGTGATTCTAGCCATGAGCCGGGCCTTTGGCGATCAGTCCTACAGCTTACAAACCCTCTTCGCAGAAGAACGCCATCGGATCATGCGGCTGCTGACCCAGGAAACCCTGACCCGATTGGATCAGCTCTATACCCAGGTCTACCGCGATAACTATGGCGTCCTGATGGCCTTCCAGCGAGATGAGCTGGATCCACCCCAAGAGCTAAAAGTGGCGGCGGAAATTGCCATCACCCATCGGGCTATGGGCGCGGTGCGATCGCTAGAGCGAGATACGGGCGACTTCTCCCATCTCAACCTGCAGCAATGCCTCGGCTACGTAGCAGATTTGGACGCGATCGCCACCGAGGCCAACTCCTTCCGCTGCGATCTACGCCTTCCCCAGGCCAAGCAGGTGATTGAACAACTGGTGATCCGCACCCTTTGGCATCTGTTCCATAGCGCCGAGGCGGATGTGGCAGACGAGATGATTCCTTGGCTAGAGCACCTGATTCAAGTGGGCGATCGCCTCCATCTAGGCCTATCCCTAGATCGGGCCCAGGAGCTATACCTGAAGAGCTTTAACACCCAACTCTTGCCCCAACTCAAGCAATGGCGACAGGCCGGTCTAGAGCCGCCCCATCCCCTGCCAGCTTGGTCATTGGCCCACATTGGCCGCCTGTTGGAGCTGGGGAGAACCCTGGCCATTGACGTCCCCTTTTGGCTAGAGCATATTGACCAACTGGAGAGCATCGCCTTTCAGGATCATGTGGAGGTAGAACAGCTATCCCAAGGACGGATAGTGGATCCTGAGGTGGGTTAGGAGACATAATGCGTCAGAAACGTTGGTTGGCCCTGCTGCTGGTGCTGGGCGTCGTCCTTGGTATCTTGGGTGGCCATCGGCTTTTGGATGATCGGCTGATAGCCCAGGATTCTATGGCGGAGCACGTGAGCGCAGTCCCAAGCCTAGCGCTAAGGCATGTTGATCCTGAGCGGCTCATGGCGGATGTTGCTGCCCTGTCCTTTCCTCGGGTAGAAGAGGGCGATCGCCTGCAAGCCCTCGATTATCTAGAGCAGTCGCTCACGGAATCAGGATGGCAGACCCAGCGGTTGCCCTTTGCCGAGGGTGTCAACCTAGTGGCCCATCTCGGTTCATCCTCACCAGGGAGCGATCGCTTGCTCTTGGGGGCCCACTACGACACGGTTGCCCAGTCTCCCGGCGCAGATGACAATGCCAGTGCGTTAGCCGTTGTCCTAGAAGTGGCTCGCTTGCTGAGTACGGGAAACATTCAGACCGAG
This sequence is a window from Leptolyngbya sp. CCY15150. Protein-coding genes within it:
- the apcB gene encoding allophycocyanin subunit beta: MRDAVTSLIQNYDVTGRYFDRDALDTLKSYFESGVSRVQAAAIINANSSNVVKRAGSTLFEQVPELIRPGGNAYTTRRYAACLRDMDYYLRYATYALVAGNTDVLDERVLQGLRETYNSLSVPIGPTVMGIQIMKAMVKEMLADAGIENTAFVDQPFDHMTRELSEVNI
- the glnA gene encoding type I glutamate--ammonia ligase, which codes for MTKTAQDVLNMLGPDKIKMVDLKFIDMPGIWQHLTLYYDQIDESSFVDGVPFDGSSIRGWKAINESDMMMVPDPDSAWVDPFMAEPTLSLICTIKEPRTGELYERCPRAIAYKAVDYLKSTGLGDTAYFGPEAEFFVFEDVRFDQTENSSYYYVDSVEGRWNSGKEEPGGNLGYKPRYKEGYFPVAPTDTLQDIRTEMLLTMADCGVPIEKHHHEVATGGQCELGFRFAELIQAADYLMTYKYCIKNVGRKYGKTVTFMPKPLFNDNGSGMHTHQSIWNDGQPLFAGDQYAGLSQMALYYIGGILKHAPALLAFTNPTTNSYKRLVPGFEAPVNLAYSQGNRSASVRIPLAGDSPKAKRLEFRCPDATSNPYLAFAAMLCAGIDGIKNQIDPGDPLDVDIYDLSPEELAKIPSTPGSLLDALKALEADHEFLTVGGVFTEDFITNWIEYKLDNDVNPMRLRPHPYEFALYYDV
- a CDS encoding DUF3536 domain-containing protein, yielding MVTHFPHSSASAEVNADTHPDPLRVAMGVYVTVHGHFYQPPRENPYLDAIERQPSAAPFHDWNERIHHECYRPNAFARILNDQGELVGLVNNFEYISFNIGPTLMSWLERHDVETYQRILAADRQSCDRLQGHGNAIAQVYNHIILPLANERDKHTQIRWGKADFYSRFGRDPEGMWLAETAVDADTVKALVAEGIRFIVLAPSQAQRCRLIPHDNEAAHADWREVGGSQIDPTQPYRCFVPGGDRQRDYLDIFFYDGPISRDMGFNEVLSSSQHFAGRIGQAVRGDRASQLISAATDGETFGHHKAGREKAVAYAVAVEFPRRGWTVTNYAHYLSICPPTWEVELKPVTAWSCSHGIDRWQDDCGCGGGGLWHQKWRRPLRDSLDWLRDRLVTIYEEVGAQLFGDPWSARDNYIQVIRDRTPENIAEFFAAHQDHPLTEAERVDALRLLEMQRHSLLMYTSCGWFFEEISRPEGVQILRYAARAIELAADVTGIQLEPEFLRRLSAAPSNVETYQDGADLYHQLVVSSQITHNQVAAHYAISSLFTAYAKQQRIYCYTAHQVDYQLQRIGALTLAVGQVVLTSDITQERADLMLAVLHLGGWDFHCCIQTFPGRRLYSQMKQDIFDSLQQASAAHVILAMSRAFGDQSYSLQTLFAEERHRIMRLLTQETLTRLDQLYTQVYRDNYGVLMAFQRDELDPPQELKVAAEIAITHRAMGAVRSLERDTGDFSHLNLQQCLGYVADLDAIATEANSFRCDLRLPQAKQVIEQLVIRTLWHLFHSAEADVADEMIPWLEHLIQVGDRLHLGLSLDRAQELYLKSFNTQLLPQLKQWRQAGLEPPHPLPAWSLAHIGRLLELGRTLAIDVPFWLEHIDQLESIAFQDHVEVEQLSQGRIVDPEVG